A single region of the Branchiostoma lanceolatum isolate klBraLanc5 chromosome 1, klBraLanc5.hap2, whole genome shotgun sequence genome encodes:
- the LOC136437828 gene encoding contactin-1-like isoform X2 → MGGLGRLLFIGAVSTYIVLVWTQSKGIVFKGGAKDPSIFEHPQDPTVYDKEKAKAQGINYANLTCKAKGRPWVKYKWLKDGNEIQISDKYTIAGGYLVIYNPTYPDDEGLYQCIAFNGKGADVSMPGWFALTHVGEFDKTPRPPVTVTEGRGFKLECGAPDGFPALYYGWYKGHVANRIIPNERRYISHKNGDLFFKHAVVDDAGDYRCFVQNQQETDFAGDLQNRSSPVITLTVNRDLNPPIQDREPVITLAPKDITAIEGYLSAVLECFDDAYPDSNIRWRRLDKPAREGGVEIPFPSKARFNYHSHALIIPLISQADGGIFECTASNRKGSVSHEARIKVKSAPSPKVSKLTKPLVIGGEETFSCEATGSEPLVYSWYFKEDKIVTDNVKYVVSTDKLIVKNMDLNDKGGYRCIVTNQVGAGTAQVTLKAKGLNIIIPISQQNGMVGSTITVTLRWEGLPVPTMEWIKQGEVIATRTPDGTVEKTSDRYDVTREGYLIIKDLTPEDGGSYSFRIQNELDSRDTAGTIYVAKQSRIITGRGPTDVTMEQGGSTTIPCEGQIDNLLESVNTWYVDGRKIDFVKESFNYKRGPKGELVIMNANVMMHDGVYTCALATTADEQTATGTVRIKGVSEAPVGVKFENVGSNTGTLRFTQANTNGDSCKEYVVEAQTEFDDIFFTDRLWTQVWRGLATSKSLRNGPGGAKLLSLTNLKPNTEYSFRVTCLNTYGMGEPSWPTEKNRTSPGAPPRAPGNLGYGNGMAGDVLMSWEPLKESDWGDETVGYRVRYRRQGTGDRFREVYIDNPEAAAYAHTQPPAPVNVPYECRIAAYNNYSVGPEATWIAYSSSGLPDYPRNLEIIKQTNDSVTMQWEKIPNFNGPIPFWGVRYWREEDRPRAARRNSTIQKRSVSFWWDTWLRYIPEEEEKDETGFQYARLYDDGLTKLPGPADKETYILRGLQPSTLYNFQVRANSHPYFGEYSNITRATTMRTGNPWLIGLKGTWWIPILFWFMVTLLIVLLFIFCCCCCLWCKVRRRRKPKDELFLLAKTNGKARNYEVDVMTDYHKGILKQFRDTIIRYVSPKPVTDHLAESDALPQTIAGQIERIEDPDSANERLLDILPNRPDFAFDHFCDGVRPEHPWLSDLLEEEEIEMTDDHRSILQSHQEALAANVDPHPVINHMTENKYFNPMEEEYFMSISSKEETNNAMIDMLKDRPDPAFYHYLMCLDKQDSDLAAKIGGPDYQQDIKRLQLEMENKALMALPLMMDTRKQRPRMVADGQYDDDGKSDAESWHIDMPMLNNIDDFKMPKTVAVEPEEEKKMSNMVAAEPMEMKMPKIDSVDAVLPPPEIQAAHPFESQSGSTIEVEHGNPIIIEIVGDAKSVRWLYEGVPLPNDELYQQTTEGEDLHSIFISEVTDQNQGCYTCEGTTEYGVVNCDIFIKVREPRTSSIV, encoded by the exons ATGGGAGGTTTAGGAAGACTCCTGTTCATTGGGGCCGTCTCAACGTACATTGTTCTGGTGTGGACGCAGTCAAAGGGAATAG TATTCAAAGGGGGAGCGAAAGACCCGTCTATTTTTGAACACCCACAAGACCCTACCGTATACGACAAGGAAAAGGCCAAGGCACAGGGCATCAACTACGCTAACCTGACTTGCAAAGCCAAGGGTAGGCCGTGGGTCAAATACAAATGGCTAAAAGACGGGAATGAGATACAGATATCCGACAAGTACACGATAGCAGGTGGGTATCTGGTCATATACAACCCTACGTATCCTGATGACGAGGGCTTGTATCAGTGTATCGCCTTCAACGGGAAGGGAGCGGACGTCAGTATGCCTGGATGGTTCGCGTTGACAC ACGTTGGGGAGTTTGACAAGACACCCCGCCCTCCTGTGACCGTAACAGAAGGAAGAGGATTCAAACTTGAATGTGGAGCACCGGACGGTTTTCCTG CCCTTTACTATGGCTGGTACAAGGGACATGTCGCCAACAGGATCATTCCAAACGAACGGAGGTACATCTCCCATAAAAACGGAGACCTGTTCTTCAAGCATGCTGTAGTCGATGACGCCGGGGACTACAG GTGCTTCGTCCAGAACCAACAGGAAACAGACTTTGCCGGGGATTTGCAGAACAGGTCCAGTCCCGTGATCACTTTGACCGTTAACCGTGACCTCAACCCAC CTATACAGGACAGAGAACCAGTGATCACGCTCGCTCCAAAAGATATCACTGCCATCGAAGGGTATCTGAGCGCAGTACTGGAGTGTTTCGACGACGCATA CCCTGATTCGAACATCCGGTGGAGACGGTTGGACAAGCCAGCAAGAGAAGGAGGTGTAGAAATACCATTTCCTTCCAAAGCCCGGTTCAACTACCACTCCCACGCTCTTATCATCCCGCTGATCAGCCAAGCTGACGGGGGAATCTTCGAGTGTACCGCCAGCAACAGGAAAGGATCTGTGTCACACGAGGCCAGAATCAAAGTTAAAT CTGCACCGAGTCCTAAAGTATCAAAATTGACAAAGCCGCTCGTCATTGGAGGCGAGGAGACGTTCTCGTGTGAAGCTACGGGCAGTGAACCCCTCGTGTACAGTTGGTACTTTAAAGAGGACAAGATAGTGACTGACAACGTCAAATACGTCGTATCCACTGACAAACTTATCGTTAAGAACATGGACCTGAATGACAAAGGAGG TTATCGGTGTATCGTCACAAACCAGGTTGGAGCGGGTACGGCCCAAGTTACATTAAAAGCTAAAG GACTCAACATCATTATACCCATCAGCCAGCAGAACGGAATGGTAGGCTCCACCATCACCGTGACCCTGAGATGGGAGGGGCTTCCAGTTCCTACGATGGAATGGATCAAACAGGGTGAAGTGATTGCGACCAGGACTCCAGACGGAACTGTGGAGAAAACTAGTGATCG gTATGACGTGACTAGAGAGGGGTATCTAATCATCAAAGATCTGACTCCAGAAGACGGTGGAAGTTACAGTTTCAGAATTCAAAACGAGCTTGACAGTAGAGATACAGCTGGGACAATATACGTAGCAA AGCAATCGCGCATCATAACAGGCCGTGGACCAACGGATGTCACCATGGAACAGGGAGGATCTACAACCATCCCGTGTGAAGGACAGATAGACAACCTTTTAGAGAGTGTCAACACCTGGTATGTGGACGGCAGGAAGATCGACTTTGTGAAGGAATCTTTCAACTACAAGAGG GGTCCTAAAGGAGAACTGGTCATCATGAACGCAAACGTGATGATGCATGATGGCGTGTACACATGCGCACTGGCCACAACTGCTGACGAGCAGACTGCAACTGGTACAGTCCGGATCAAAG GTGTGAGCGAAGCACCAGTTGGAGTGAAATTTGAGAATGTGGGGTCCAACACCGGTACTCTCCGCTTCACTCAAGCCAACACCAATGGAGACAGCTGTAAGGAGTACGTGGTGGAGGCGCAGACAGAGTTCGACGACATTTTCTTCACTGACAGACTGTGGACCCAGGTTTGGCGGGGTTTGGCAACTTCGAAATCTCTCAGAA ATGGCCCTGGCGGAGCGAAGCTTCTCAGCCTGACTAACCTGAAGCCGAACACCGAGTACAGCTTCCGCGTCACCTGTTTAAATACCTACGGCATGGGTGAACCAAGCTGGCCGACCGAGAAAAACAGGACCTCACCAGGAG CCCCACCTCGAGCTCCAGGAAACCTGGGTTACGGCAATGGTATGGCAGGGGATGTCCTGATGAGCTGGGAG CCGCTTAAAGAGTCCGACTGGGGAGATGAAACGGTAGGATACCGTGTACGGTACCGCCGACAGGGTACCGGGGACAGGTTCAGGGAGGTCTACATCGACAACCCTGAGGCAGCAGCTTACGCGCACACACAGCCTCCAGCACCCGTCAACGTTCCGTACGAGTGCAGGATCGCGGCTTACAATAACTACAGTGTTGGACCAGAGGCCACGTGGATCGCATATTCATCTTCAGGAC TGCCTGATTATCCGAGGAACTTGGAgatcataaaacaaacaaacgacagTGTGACGATGCAATGGGAGAAGATCCCGAACTTCAACGGACCGATCCCGTTCTGGGGTGTCCGGTACTGGCGGGAGGAGGACCGCCCTAGGGCCGCCCGTCGTAAT TCTACGATACAGAAACGTTCTGTCAGCTTCTGGTGGGACACATGG CTCCGTTACATCCCAGAGGAAGAGGAGAAGGATGAAACAGGGTTCCAGTACGCCCGTCTCTATGACGACGGTCTGACGAAGCTACCAGGACCTGCTGACAAGGAGACGTACATTCTTCGTGGGCTTCAGCCGAGCACGCTCTATAACTTTCAG GTTCGAGCCAACAGTCATCCGTATTTTGGCGAATACAGCAACATCACCCGAGCGACAACGATGAGAACTGGCAACCCGTGGCTCATCGGAT TGAAAGGCACCTGGTGGATACCGATCCTGTTCTGGTTCATGGTTACACTGCTGATAGTTCTGCTGTTCAtcttttgctgttgttgctgtctTTGGTGCAAAGTGAGACGGCGGCGCAAACCG AAAGATGAACTATTTCTTCTGGCCAAGACAAACGGAAAAGCTAGGAATTATGAAGTAGATG TCATGACAGACTATCACAAGGGGATCCTTAAACAGTTCAGGGACACTATCATCCGATACGTCAGCCCTAAACCTGTTACTGACCATCTCGCTGAAAGTGAT GCCCTACCCCAGACAATAGCAGGGCAGATCGAGCGGATTGAAGACCCTGATTCGGCCAATGAGAGACTGCTGGACATCTTGCCAAACCGCCCCGATTTCGCCTTCGACCATTTCTGCGATGGAGTCCGGCCCGAACATCCTTGGTTGTCTGATCTACTGGAGGAGGAAG AAATAGAGATGACCGACGATCACAGGTCCATCCTGCAGTCTCACCAGGAGGCCCTGGCTGCCAATGTCGACCCTCATCCCGTCATCAACCACATGACGGAGAATAAG TACTTCAACCCAATGGAGGAAGAGTATTTCATGAGCATTTCAAGCAAAGAAGAGACAAACAATGCAATGATTGACATGCTAAAAGATCGTCCTGATCCCGCCTTCTATCACTACCTCATGTGCCTAGACAAGCAGGATTCCGACCTTGCTGCTAAGATTGGAG GACCAGACTACCAGCAGGACATCAAGAGGCTTCAGCTAGAGATGGAAAACAAGGCCCTCATGGCACTGCCACTAATGATGGACACCCGCAAGCAACGGCCTCGCATGGTCGCTGATGGACAATACGATGACGACGGTAAGAGTG ATGCTGAATCATGGCACATCGACATGCCAATGTTAAACAACATTGATGACTTCAAAATGCCGAAGACGGTAGCTGTTGAGCCAGAAGAGGAGAAGAAGATGTCGAACATGGTTGCTGCTGAGCCAATGGAGATGAAGATGCCTAAGATTGATTCTGTAGACG CTGTGCTGCCGCCACCAGAGATCCAAGCAGCTCATCCGTTTGAGTCCCAGTCCGGAAGCACCATTGAAGTAGAACATGGCAACCCCATCATCATTGAGATTGTTGGTGATG CCAAGAGCGTGCGTTGGCTGTACGAAGGCGTTCCACTGCCCAACGACGAGCTGTACCAGCAGACTACCGAGGGCGAAGACTTACACTCCATCTTCATCTCCGAAGTGACCGATCAGAACCAGGGATGCTACACCTGTGAAGGTACCACGGAGTACGGAGTGGTCAATTGTGATATCTTCATCAAGGTCCGAGAACCACGGACCTCGTCAATAGTATAG
- the LOC136437828 gene encoding contactin-1-like isoform X3, producing the protein MGGLGRLLFIGAVSTYIVLVWTQSKGIVFKGGAKDPSIFEHPQDPTVYDKEKAKAQGINYANLTCKAKGRPWVKYKWLKDGNEIQISDKYTIAGGYLVIYNPTYPDDEGLYQCIAFNGKGADVSMPGWFALTHVGEFDKTPRPPVTVTEGRGFKLECGAPDGFPALYYGWYKGHVANRIIPNERRYISHKNGDLFFKHAVVDDAGDYRCFVQNQQETDFAGDLQNRSSPVITLTVNRDLNPPIQDREPVITLAPKDITAIEGYLSAVLECFDDAYPDSNIRWRRLDKPAREGGVEIPFPSKARFNYHSHALIIPLISQADGGIFECTASNRKGSVSHEARIKVKSAPSPKVSKLTKPLVIGGEETFSCEATGSEPLVYSWYFKEDKIVTDNVKYVVSTDKLIVKNMDLNDKGGYRCIVTNQVGAGTAQVTLKAKGLNIIIPISQQNGMVGSTITVTLRWEGLPVPTMEWIKQGEVIATRTPDGTVEKTSDRYDVTREGYLIIKDLTPEDGGSYSFRIQNELDSRDTAGTIYVAKQSRIITGRGPTDVTMEQGGSTTIPCEGQIDNLLESVNTWYVDGRKIDFVKESFNYKRGPKGELVIMNANVMMHDGVYTCALATTADEQTATGTVRIKGVSEAPVGVKFENVGSNTGTLRFTQANTNGDSCKEYVVEAQTEFDDIFFTDRLWTQVWRGLATSKSLRNGPGGAKLLSLTNLKPNTEYSFRVTCLNTYGMGEPSWPTEKNRTSPGAPPRAPGNLGYGNGMAGDVLMSWEPLKESDWGDETVGYRVRYRRQGTGDRFREVYIDNPEAAAYAHTQPPAPVNVPYECRIAAYNNYSVGPEATWIAYSSSGLPDYPRNLEIIKQTNDSVTMQWEKIPNFNGPIPFWGVRYWREEDRPRAARRNSTIQKRSVSFWWDTWLRYIPEEEEKDETGFQYARLYDDGLTKLPGPADKETYILRGLQPSTLYNFQVRANSHPYFGEYSNITRATTMRTGNPWLIGLKGTWWIPILFWFMVTLLIVLLFIFCCCCCLWCKVRRRRKPKDELFLLAKTNGKARNYEVDVMTDYHKGILKQFRDTIIRYVSPKPVTDHLAESDALPQTIAGQIERIEDPDSANERLLDILPNRPDFAFDHFCDGVRPEHPWLSDLLEEEEIEMTDDHRSILQSHQEALAANVDPHPVINHMTENKYFNPMEEEYFMSISSKEETNNAMIDMLKDRPDPAFYHYLMCLDKQDSDLAAKIGGPDYQQDIKRLQLEMENKALMALPLMMDTRKQRPRMVADGQYDDDDAESWHIDMPMLNNIDDFKMPKTVAVEPEEEKKMSNMVAAEPMEMKMPKIDSVDAVLPPPEIQAAHPFESQSGSTIEVEHGNPIIIEIVGDAKSVRWLYEGVPLPNDELYQQTTEGEDLHSIFISEVTDQNQGCYTCEGTTEYGVVNCDIFIKVREPRTSSIV; encoded by the exons ATGGGAGGTTTAGGAAGACTCCTGTTCATTGGGGCCGTCTCAACGTACATTGTTCTGGTGTGGACGCAGTCAAAGGGAATAG TATTCAAAGGGGGAGCGAAAGACCCGTCTATTTTTGAACACCCACAAGACCCTACCGTATACGACAAGGAAAAGGCCAAGGCACAGGGCATCAACTACGCTAACCTGACTTGCAAAGCCAAGGGTAGGCCGTGGGTCAAATACAAATGGCTAAAAGACGGGAATGAGATACAGATATCCGACAAGTACACGATAGCAGGTGGGTATCTGGTCATATACAACCCTACGTATCCTGATGACGAGGGCTTGTATCAGTGTATCGCCTTCAACGGGAAGGGAGCGGACGTCAGTATGCCTGGATGGTTCGCGTTGACAC ACGTTGGGGAGTTTGACAAGACACCCCGCCCTCCTGTGACCGTAACAGAAGGAAGAGGATTCAAACTTGAATGTGGAGCACCGGACGGTTTTCCTG CCCTTTACTATGGCTGGTACAAGGGACATGTCGCCAACAGGATCATTCCAAACGAACGGAGGTACATCTCCCATAAAAACGGAGACCTGTTCTTCAAGCATGCTGTAGTCGATGACGCCGGGGACTACAG GTGCTTCGTCCAGAACCAACAGGAAACAGACTTTGCCGGGGATTTGCAGAACAGGTCCAGTCCCGTGATCACTTTGACCGTTAACCGTGACCTCAACCCAC CTATACAGGACAGAGAACCAGTGATCACGCTCGCTCCAAAAGATATCACTGCCATCGAAGGGTATCTGAGCGCAGTACTGGAGTGTTTCGACGACGCATA CCCTGATTCGAACATCCGGTGGAGACGGTTGGACAAGCCAGCAAGAGAAGGAGGTGTAGAAATACCATTTCCTTCCAAAGCCCGGTTCAACTACCACTCCCACGCTCTTATCATCCCGCTGATCAGCCAAGCTGACGGGGGAATCTTCGAGTGTACCGCCAGCAACAGGAAAGGATCTGTGTCACACGAGGCCAGAATCAAAGTTAAAT CTGCACCGAGTCCTAAAGTATCAAAATTGACAAAGCCGCTCGTCATTGGAGGCGAGGAGACGTTCTCGTGTGAAGCTACGGGCAGTGAACCCCTCGTGTACAGTTGGTACTTTAAAGAGGACAAGATAGTGACTGACAACGTCAAATACGTCGTATCCACTGACAAACTTATCGTTAAGAACATGGACCTGAATGACAAAGGAGG TTATCGGTGTATCGTCACAAACCAGGTTGGAGCGGGTACGGCCCAAGTTACATTAAAAGCTAAAG GACTCAACATCATTATACCCATCAGCCAGCAGAACGGAATGGTAGGCTCCACCATCACCGTGACCCTGAGATGGGAGGGGCTTCCAGTTCCTACGATGGAATGGATCAAACAGGGTGAAGTGATTGCGACCAGGACTCCAGACGGAACTGTGGAGAAAACTAGTGATCG gTATGACGTGACTAGAGAGGGGTATCTAATCATCAAAGATCTGACTCCAGAAGACGGTGGAAGTTACAGTTTCAGAATTCAAAACGAGCTTGACAGTAGAGATACAGCTGGGACAATATACGTAGCAA AGCAATCGCGCATCATAACAGGCCGTGGACCAACGGATGTCACCATGGAACAGGGAGGATCTACAACCATCCCGTGTGAAGGACAGATAGACAACCTTTTAGAGAGTGTCAACACCTGGTATGTGGACGGCAGGAAGATCGACTTTGTGAAGGAATCTTTCAACTACAAGAGG GGTCCTAAAGGAGAACTGGTCATCATGAACGCAAACGTGATGATGCATGATGGCGTGTACACATGCGCACTGGCCACAACTGCTGACGAGCAGACTGCAACTGGTACAGTCCGGATCAAAG GTGTGAGCGAAGCACCAGTTGGAGTGAAATTTGAGAATGTGGGGTCCAACACCGGTACTCTCCGCTTCACTCAAGCCAACACCAATGGAGACAGCTGTAAGGAGTACGTGGTGGAGGCGCAGACAGAGTTCGACGACATTTTCTTCACTGACAGACTGTGGACCCAGGTTTGGCGGGGTTTGGCAACTTCGAAATCTCTCAGAA ATGGCCCTGGCGGAGCGAAGCTTCTCAGCCTGACTAACCTGAAGCCGAACACCGAGTACAGCTTCCGCGTCACCTGTTTAAATACCTACGGCATGGGTGAACCAAGCTGGCCGACCGAGAAAAACAGGACCTCACCAGGAG CCCCACCTCGAGCTCCAGGAAACCTGGGTTACGGCAATGGTATGGCAGGGGATGTCCTGATGAGCTGGGAG CCGCTTAAAGAGTCCGACTGGGGAGATGAAACGGTAGGATACCGTGTACGGTACCGCCGACAGGGTACCGGGGACAGGTTCAGGGAGGTCTACATCGACAACCCTGAGGCAGCAGCTTACGCGCACACACAGCCTCCAGCACCCGTCAACGTTCCGTACGAGTGCAGGATCGCGGCTTACAATAACTACAGTGTTGGACCAGAGGCCACGTGGATCGCATATTCATCTTCAGGAC TGCCTGATTATCCGAGGAACTTGGAgatcataaaacaaacaaacgacagTGTGACGATGCAATGGGAGAAGATCCCGAACTTCAACGGACCGATCCCGTTCTGGGGTGTCCGGTACTGGCGGGAGGAGGACCGCCCTAGGGCCGCCCGTCGTAAT TCTACGATACAGAAACGTTCTGTCAGCTTCTGGTGGGACACATGG CTCCGTTACATCCCAGAGGAAGAGGAGAAGGATGAAACAGGGTTCCAGTACGCCCGTCTCTATGACGACGGTCTGACGAAGCTACCAGGACCTGCTGACAAGGAGACGTACATTCTTCGTGGGCTTCAGCCGAGCACGCTCTATAACTTTCAG GTTCGAGCCAACAGTCATCCGTATTTTGGCGAATACAGCAACATCACCCGAGCGACAACGATGAGAACTGGCAACCCGTGGCTCATCGGAT TGAAAGGCACCTGGTGGATACCGATCCTGTTCTGGTTCATGGTTACACTGCTGATAGTTCTGCTGTTCAtcttttgctgttgttgctgtctTTGGTGCAAAGTGAGACGGCGGCGCAAACCG AAAGATGAACTATTTCTTCTGGCCAAGACAAACGGAAAAGCTAGGAATTATGAAGTAGATG TCATGACAGACTATCACAAGGGGATCCTTAAACAGTTCAGGGACACTATCATCCGATACGTCAGCCCTAAACCTGTTACTGACCATCTCGCTGAAAGTGAT GCCCTACCCCAGACAATAGCAGGGCAGATCGAGCGGATTGAAGACCCTGATTCGGCCAATGAGAGACTGCTGGACATCTTGCCAAACCGCCCCGATTTCGCCTTCGACCATTTCTGCGATGGAGTCCGGCCCGAACATCCTTGGTTGTCTGATCTACTGGAGGAGGAAG AAATAGAGATGACCGACGATCACAGGTCCATCCTGCAGTCTCACCAGGAGGCCCTGGCTGCCAATGTCGACCCTCATCCCGTCATCAACCACATGACGGAGAATAAG TACTTCAACCCAATGGAGGAAGAGTATTTCATGAGCATTTCAAGCAAAGAAGAGACAAACAATGCAATGATTGACATGCTAAAAGATCGTCCTGATCCCGCCTTCTATCACTACCTCATGTGCCTAGACAAGCAGGATTCCGACCTTGCTGCTAAGATTGGAG GACCAGACTACCAGCAGGACATCAAGAGGCTTCAGCTAGAGATGGAAAACAAGGCCCTCATGGCACTGCCACTAATGATGGACACCCGCAAGCAACGGCCTCGCATGGTCGCTGATGGACAATACGATGACGACG ATGCTGAATCATGGCACATCGACATGCCAATGTTAAACAACATTGATGACTTCAAAATGCCGAAGACGGTAGCTGTTGAGCCAGAAGAGGAGAAGAAGATGTCGAACATGGTTGCTGCTGAGCCAATGGAGATGAAGATGCCTAAGATTGATTCTGTAGACG CTGTGCTGCCGCCACCAGAGATCCAAGCAGCTCATCCGTTTGAGTCCCAGTCCGGAAGCACCATTGAAGTAGAACATGGCAACCCCATCATCATTGAGATTGTTGGTGATG CCAAGAGCGTGCGTTGGCTGTACGAAGGCGTTCCACTGCCCAACGACGAGCTGTACCAGCAGACTACCGAGGGCGAAGACTTACACTCCATCTTCATCTCCGAAGTGACCGATCAGAACCAGGGATGCTACACCTGTGAAGGTACCACGGAGTACGGAGTGGTCAATTGTGATATCTTCATCAAGGTCCGAGAACCACGGACCTCGTCAATAGTATAG